The Enterobacter cloacae complex sp. ECNIH7 nucleotide sequence CGTTGGCCAAACCGTGAAGCGCCGAGCGCTGCCAGAATGCACGGGTGATTTTATTGAGGTGTTCGGCCATCTGACCTTTCCACATATCACCGCTCACCCCGCGATCGATACGCTCTCCTACACACTTGCTGGCCAGCAGAATAACGGTCAACGGCGTTTTACGGGGCAGTTTCTTGCGCAGCATGTCGTCGAGCGCGGCCATCACCTGCTCATTCGCACCGGGCAGTGGCGCGGCTTCCATAATGAAGCCTGCCGAACCGGCGTTGACGAAAATCTCATTGGTGTCGTCGTAATACCGGTACGGTAGTGCGGCGACCAGGGACGGGTAGTCCCAGGTCTGGGAAAGGTTGTTACGGGCCGTTGCCGCACCGTCTTCCTCTTTCCCGTTTTTCAGCATCCCCATCAGACTGTCGACAAAACTCATTTTCGGCCCTCCGCTGCGGCCCGGATCAACTCCAGGCGGCGCAGCCGCTCATCTTCCGACTGGCGAATAATGTGTTGCTCATTACCCCTGTTAACGTGCCAGTCACCCTGTAGACGCTCAATGACCACGCCCTCATCTTCCCGGGCGGTGGTGTCATTGCGGAAATCCGTCATTCGCCGCCCTCCCCGATAACGCGATAGCTCTCATCCCAGTGGGATTTGTTTTTCACAAACTCGACAACGGCGGGCTGATGAAAGTTGTCGTCCGTGTCCACCCAGGGTGCAATCCACAGGCGCTGCGTGGCGTCAGGGATGCGCTGAACCGGGACGCGGCCAGCGGTGTTGACCGGCACCGGCGTGGCATGACTGGTGGTGACCAGCGGCGTGACCAGTGAGCCGGATGTCTCCGCCTGGGCAGTCGCCAGCGGGCGAGGAGCAATTGGCTTAGCGGCGGCGGTTCCGGTTGCTGCGACGGAAACAGGACGCCACGGATTGACGCCCGGCGCTGTGTTACGCAGTGCCGGCAGGGTTTCACCCGCAGGCTTTTTTGTGGCTTTATCAGCCGTCAGGTCGTCCAGGCTTTTGCCCTGCGCGGCCAGTTTGTTGGCCTCTCCGGTCGTCAGGCACTGGTCGGTGGCGGTCTTGTTGCAGTCGAAATCAGAATTGAGACCGGCGCAGCCGGTCAGTGCGCTGCACAGCAGTGCAGCACCCAGTAGTTTTTTCATGGGGTAACTCCGGTGGTGTTTTTGGGGGTTATTGAACGGGAAGGCTCTGGTGCAAAATCAGCAGCGGTGGTCGCTTATGGGTTACAGATATAGCGGATCCATTTTAAAAGGGTTGCAGGGTTAAGGGATGCGGGCTGCATGTCTGGCGGCTTATACATCGCGCCGGACAAATCCATATCTCATAGCCGTTTCAGCCACGTCCAGCAGGTCAGCATTGGCTTTAAACTCAGCTTCAAGCCATAACCTGACATCGTCATGTTCCAGCTTCCCTTTTTCCAGAACAGCGGCCCTTAGTGCTTTCCAGGCTTCACTGTCACGCGGTTCATATGACTGAAGCCTCCTGTCGATAACCTCGTCCCAGCCGCCTGGCGTACTCAGTTCGGAAACCAGAAAAATGGCAAACACACTCAAAGGTGGAAGGGAGTACAGGCTATAAGGCAAAAGCTCATAGTTCAGCACTATGGTAACGAAGATAGCGGCCACCACAGCCAGTAGTATCCCGGCGAGCTTCTTGCTGATACACCCCAGCCTCTTTCCTTCAGACCAGGCTTTCCAGTCCTGCTTAATACCTCTCAGTAAAACAATGCGGTTTTCCATGTCTGGCTTCTTCATTTTCTCTCCTTTTCTTCAGGTGTTGTGTCCTGGGTTGGCGAGTGCAGCTCACGCCACACCATGCCGCCAGGTATTGACTCGGCCAGGAAAAGAAGGCCTGCCAGAAAAAGGAACATGCCGATAAGCTGTACCCATATAAAACCGGAGAAAAGCGTGGAGAACAAAATGGACCACGAACCGGCGAATATAAGTCCTGGCCTCCACCGGGTTGTTGCCCACTGCAGTGTTTTCCGTGATTTCATCCTGAGTTCCTCATCAGTTGATGGTGTCACCGAGGCGCAGCTGGCTGGCCTGGCGGAGAACATCATCGGGGTTGATGTTGCCGACTGAGGTAGTGCTGGACGTGGTGGTCTGACTGACGGGTTGCGGAGCAACGGCGTCCTGCGCGGCGCTACCTGCTTTCTGCAGTTCCTCTTTCGCTTTCTGGTCTTCAGCGTCTTCCAGTGTTTCCAGTCGGAAACCTTTCTGGAACACGACCGTGACCAGGTTGCCGGCACCGATATCAATCACCGGGTGATACTGCTCAGCGCGTTTAATCCAGTACTGACTCAGGGTGTCGGCCGCCTTACTGGCTCCCCCACCTAACCCCTGCTTAAACACGTCGCCGGCACCGACATCGGCTGTGGCGCCGAGTCCTACTGACGGTGTGGCAGCAGACTTAATCCCTTCACCAAAACCTGAAAGCAGACCCGCTGCGCCGGCGTAGCCGACAATCATGCCGTTACGCATCACTGGCTTGCCGCGCACACCACCCTTACCCTGGTAGCTCACGTGACCGTCAAATTCCATATCGACGTGCTTGCCGTTTTTCAGCACGCAGCTGATCGACTTTGTTCGCACCACACCGCGCTCGCTGGAGATATCCCCCCAGATTTCGCCCACCACAAAGCAGCCATCCGCGCTGTACTCTTTGTTGTTGGGCATCTGGATACTCCCCAGAAGACGAATGGTGACGGGCTGGGTGTTCTGCTGGCCGGTGACGCTGGCGTTGGCATCGGCCCCTTCAATCATGATGGCGTCAGAGAAGGAGCCGGACGGAATCCAGGGCAGTTTTGTGGGCTTTTTCTTCAGACTGTCGTAGCTGAATTTGGTGGTCGACAGACCGCCTGTCATGCGCTGGCCGGAGCCGCCCGGATAGAACCCTGCGCCCTGCCCCATATTGACACCAGTGGCGGCCGGTGTGCCTGTGGGGGTCACGGAGTATTCGGGGGGTCGGGCCTGACCGGCAGCAACGGGACCCGGGAGTGGTGTTCCGTTCTGACCAGCAGGTGGTGTCTGCTGGCCTGTGGTCGGGTTGCTGCTGGGGGCTTTCGAAAGCTGGTCATTCAGGCGCTGAATTTCCGCGTCCTTGTCGGCGAGTTTCTGGTCGGTGGCGAGTTTGTTCTGCGCAAACTGCTGCGAGAGCGTGGCAAAATTTTGCTCGAGCGCAGAGGTCTTCGCCTGCTGTTGTGCCAGTGCGGCATCGCTGACCTGCTGGTTAAATGCGGCGGTCACGACACCGGTCATGTTCGGTGCGGCAACCGGCGCGGGCTGCTTTTGCGCCTGCTGATACTGCCCGTACCAGATAACACCGCCCGCAGCGGCTGCGCCGCCCACAAGAACGGCGGCGAGGATGGCCACCTGCTTACGGCGGGTCTTCAGGTTTTCATTCAGATTCATGGGCGGGTGTCTCCGTCATCTGAAAACACAATCCAGGCGTAGCCTTCGCCGCCGGCATAGAGCTGGCTCTGTGAGAGCATGACGGCCCTGACGCCCTTGCGCCAGAAGTCGCGCTCGCGCAGGCTGCGGGTGACGTTGCCCGGATTGCTCATCCGGAAACGCACCAGACGAAGGTGGTTGCCGACAAACTGGCGTTCCGGTGTCAGGCGTACATCACTGGCGGGTGTGTATGCCGGCATCCGGCTGACCGGGTATTCCTGGTAGTCATCAGGCACCTGGCCGTTGACGACGGCCCGGGACAATGCGACCAGTGTCTTTTCATAGGTCTGCCCTTCTTCCCAGGCCTTCGCGTCATCGTTCTTGCGAAGTGGTGGTGACATGGGGGTGAAGCGCAGGGTCTTGCCGTTGCCGGGCTGCGGTTTGATATTCAGGCTCAGCGATGAGCCGCGGTCAGTCTGGATAAACAGTGTGAAGTTCTGGCCAACAAGCGGAGACAGAATGAGCGCTCCGTCATCGGTCGTGCTCTGGTCGTAGGCACCGGATGGTCCGCTGATGCTTGTGATTAATTCTCCGTCGACAACAACCTTGCTTGGGTTGGTGTTGCTGAGAGTGACGTTAAAGGCGGCGTCGTTCTCAAACGGAATGGCTGCGGGTGCGGAAGCGGCCCGAAGGCCGCCAGTAAAGAATCCCGCTGCCAGAATCACAGCAGCAGCTGCCGGTGAAATGCGAAATTTCATGGGCAGTCCTGTTAGTTGGTGGTGGTTACCGGCTGGAGTTCCTCGAAGCTGTGGAGGTTAATCACGCCATTCACATAACTCAGTTTCAGTCGGTAGATTTTTTCTTCGGGCTTCAGGAAGGTGGTGATTGCGCCGTTGGTGGTGGAGGATTTCAAAGTGCCGCTGAATTCCACGGAGCCATCATTGGTGACCCGGATTTCTTTCGTGTCGAACTGGGTGGTAATCCCTCCTTTCTTGATGCGTTCAGCTTCAATATCCAGGGCTTTCTTGAGCACATCCCGCTCAGCAGAGGGGACGTACCCAAGAATCATTTTCTGGTTATTGTCGATGTTTTCCGGGGTGATATTCAGTCGCCAGTAAATAAAGGAAGTGGCGAACTGTGTCATGCCGGTTGCGTCTGCGCTGACTGCATCAGAAGCGAACGGACGGTTATACGTCATTGGGGTGGTAATGGTTTTCTGGGTGGTGGCAAAATGCCATGCCAGCGAACCGGTTAAAACGTTACCCACTCCCAGAATCAGGGTTAATCCTGTAAGGCCAATAAACGCATAGCTGAGTTGTTTATCGCGTTCCCCTTTGATTTTCAGTTTCATGAAAGTTATGCCCTCCAGTGCCGGAAACTTGAATCAGGTATCTGGCGAAAAGTGACTTTGAATAAAAGTGACGGCAGGTGCCAGTAACAGAAATTAAGTAACCAGAATGACCCCTGCCCTTTCTTCAGGTATCTGACAATGAACCAGAGAATCCCCGCTATAACGCCAAGTTCGAGTGACATATTGTTAAGCACCCCTAAAACAACCAGGGGTGCGGTCACGATTAATTCATCAATTGGAAGGCCTAAATAACGTTCCTGCTGGTTCAGTGTTTCCGGGAAGTAGTATTTATCCTCTTCCCCGCTCATCGTTTAGCTCGCGATACCGAAGGCGACACGGGTAAAGATGATTGCCATAACGATACCGACAAATACCAGTGGAGAGCGTGCCTTAATATAAATAAACAGGCCCATGATGATTTCGGCAATGTAGAACCATTTAATCAGTGAGGAGCCAGAACCGAATGTGGAATTAACAGTTGTTGCCTGTGATGAGAGGAGGTCAGTACCGGATGCGAATGACGGGTTGGTGACCATAAGTGCAATTAAGAATGCACCTGCTGTTTTTAAGTAAAATTTCATCTGGCGATTTTCGCGAGCTTTACGGAATAAAGACGCTACCGCCCATCCCTTACCGACGTTAAGGGCGCTGCCTTTGGTTAACATGCTTGTTTTCTCCGGAAGTAAACAAAAGTGGTGTGCGTAAGTTGTTGTTTACGCGGGTGCAATTGTCCCATGACCCTAAAAAAAAAAAACTGTGACGCATGTCACACTTTTTGATTTCATTCGGATTTATCTGAATATGTAAGTGAGTAGGCTTTGTAGACCGGAAAGTTCTGAAATGGCTTACAGGATCTATAGCTATGAAAGTAAAAGAGAAAATGTGGGATGGTCGCGGCCGTCCACGAAAGTTCCAGCCCGGCGAGGCGGTCGAGTGGCGGCTGCGCGCGCCGGATAATTTGCTTATGGAGCTGCGAATATGTGCGAGGGCGGGTAACAGAAGCGTAAATGAGGAAATTATCGCAAGGCTTTTGTTGTCCCTGAATTATCAGCCAGGGAAGGTAGTAATTAAAACTGCGGAAGGCGAACGGCTCATTTCGTTGGCGGTCAGGTTCGAGGAGTGGCTCGGGAATTTACTGAATGAAGTGGATGGTGAGGCTGAAGAGAAAAATAAGGTTCCGGTGCACCAGGAGCAGTTGTGGATGTGGCGTGAAGGTGAGCGTGTGTTGCTCCCCGGGAAAACTACAGGCTACAGTATGCGTATTCCCGAGAATCTTGCAGATGAAATCAGGGCAATGGCAAAGGTGCATAACCGTAGTCTGAATGACGAAATGCTCACCAGGTTAATGAATACGCTTGGATATTTTACTGAGAGATTACTTGACCAGAATGAGGATGCGCAGGCACTGAAAGTATTGTGTATGGAATTTGAGGTTTTTTTAAAAGAAAAAATCACGGAGGTGGAGAAAGAAGACCTTCCGTGGGATGAGGGTGAGTCTCAGTGATCGACAGGGCCGGAAAAATCCGGCCTGAAACCAATAATTAATCCGTCAGGAAGTGGTCTTTTTCAGCCTTATCTTCTGCATCGTTAATCGAGCTGATATTGGCATTTATCAGTTCTTCAAGCTTCACTCCAGAGTCTGGCCCCTTCATCGTGACAAAGATATCAGAGACAAGTGCGGTGAGAATCATAATACCTTCACGTGAGCCAGAGACTTTCTTAATGAGGTCGCGTCGGAAACCATCGAGATCGAAAGATGGGCCTTCTTCCTTCGATTTGTAGACCATCAACCCGAGTCGAACTAATTCGTTGACTATTGATGAATAGTTCATGTCAGACGTTGTTGCGCCTTTCTGTAACTCAATCTCAAGAATATCATGTATTTCTCTGTCAATTTTATCTTTAAAGTAGATGTTCTTTCTTGGCATGATATTTTCTCAAAAATTTCATGCAGTGCCTGATGCGGCACTGCAATGCTACTTATAAGTCAGTTCCCGAAGTAACTCGTCTCTGTAACTTACTGAGAGTTCGTGTAAATCGGGCTTTTTGAAGTGTGCTAATCCGGCACCATCATGTGTGTGCATCAGGCACTGTGATGTGTGGGGTTCAGGCACTATTCATTTTTAAGTTACTCTAATTATTGAATACACACAATCCCCACACTCAACAGTGCTGTATCAGCACACACAGTAGTGCTGCATTAGGCACTGCAAGGTGTGCTGATGCACACACCTTTATTGTTCACGCAGCATAATTCCGCATAATACGAACAGGTATACATCTGAATTAAAAGAAAAAATCTGCAAGACGAAGTCTTGCGTGGGGTGTGATGTTTTAGGAGGTTAGTAAAGAGCGGCATGTAAATACGGTAGCCTGGTCTGCTTTCATTATTTCAGCCAGGGGTAAAAGTCATGCCGGAGAGCGCTTACGCGCGTTTGTAGTGAATAAACTTGATTAAGACGATCTGGCGGGGTATTTTTTAAAGCGGCTCCCATTAGTGCTTATATCTCGTTAAAAGGCCAGATGATGAAAATAACATTATTACCCGCTGCCGTGCTGGTCGTTTCACTTTCAGCGGGCGCAGCTCCCCAGATGTGTTTTGATCAGGCGGGAAAGGACTACCGTATTGATCCACTCCTGCTGATGTCAATTTCCATTAAGGAAAGCAGACTGCGGGCAGATGCGATTAATGGATCAAACAGGAATGGGACAGAAGATGTCTGCGGGATGCAGGTGAACAGCTCTCATTACGGAAAGCTTAAAAACTTTAATATTACGCGTGACCGGTTGTTAAATGATCCCTGTATCTGTGTCTATACCGGTGCCTGGGTTCTGGCGCACAACTTCCGGTCGTATGGTAAAAACTGGGACAGCGTAGGAATGTATAATACCGGCCCCTCGAAAAAGCTCATCACTCAGCGCCGGGCGTATGCCGAAGATATTAAAAATATATATCGCGTTTTGCTGGCACGAAAAACGATCCTTTCGCAGTATCAGGAGCAGAGCGGGGGAATGGTTAATGCAGAAAAAACAGCAGAGACGGCGTCACTGAATAACACACAATAAAAAGCCGCTCATCAGAGCGGCTTAATTTTCAGGCCTTCAGCTTTGCAAACTCTTCAGCCAGTTTCCATAATGCCTGATTTAATTTGATATCACCGTCAATACCGGTGACTTCCCGCGTTCTGGTCAGACTGCCTTTTTCCGTTCTGCCACGGATACCACCCCGGATCACATTTTCCTGCACCACATTAAAAGTGGTCCATAAATCCTGTCCCTGGTCGAGGACACGGCGCGGGTTAATAATCTGCTCTGGCGTTACCGGCGATTTTTTCCCGTCATACTTATACTCCAGAGCGGCGGCACCCAGGAGACGTTGTTCAGGTAAAGAGAGCTGGATGCTTTTCATCATGTCGATATTTTCATCAACAGCATCAAATGTTTTCAGCACTGTATAAGCGCCCTCGATAACCTGCCCGACAATATCCCCTTTGTGTGGTACGCGGATTTCACCAAAATCTTTCCAGGCTACCAGACCATTAGAGCAAACCTGACGAAACATGCCGGGGATCATTTTATAACTGCTGGAGCCATCATGGCTGTTAAGCAGAATAATTTCCGGGACTTCTTTACCGTTAATCTGGTCATGTCGGCGCAGGCGCAGCATATGTTTCGTAAACTCGCGTTTATCCTGGTCACGCGGACGTGACTGGGTTGCATAATACGGCTGGAATCCCTCATCACGTAAACGATCAAGAATATTAATGGTCGGAATATAGGTATAACGCTCTGAGCGAGAATCATGCTTATCAGCAGAAAACGCGCTCGGGACAATGCGCTGTAATTCATCATTCGTCAGCGGGCGGTCTTTACGGATTGACGACGGCATACGATAGCGGCTTGCGAAACTGACCATAATTATTGACTCCTGATTAATTAGTAAGTGATGAAGAAATAACACGGTGAAAATTGTCCAGCGGCATTGCAGCTGCTACCGGGCGACCTTCGATAACCCAGACAGAGATATAATCCGGGCAGTCGTTATTAATTAACGTCAGCTCAGTGGCATTCGCTGGCGGTGTAAAAATTGCCGGTTGTGGCTCTCCTTCCGTTGCGGCAAGGACCCAGCAAAACAGATCCGTGAACTGGGCAACGGTGAGGTTTGAATCACATCTTCCGGTAGATTCTTGAGCGGCGGTTTTGACGTTGACGTTTCGTGTGTGCATCCTGGTTTTCTCCTGTGGTGATGGTTGTCCATCTCCCTGGTGAGTTCTCTCGCGGCAAAGGGCAAAGGGAGCAACGGCGAAGGGAGGAAGGAAAGGGGCGCTGACGAAAGTTTTTGCGGCCTTTCGCAAAAAGTTTTGGCGGCGTTTATTTCACCCCTTGTATGACGACCCGGCGGTGCTACAAGCAGCCCTCCGCGTGAGGACACACGGGGGATGGCCTCACCGGATGAACAGGATACACACACCCGACACGTCGGAACGGCGTGGCGACATTAAAGCGACGGCTCCGCCGGCGCGGTGAAGGCGTTCCGGACGGTACGGCCGGAGAAGCCGTAGCCCCTGACCTCAGCCATCAGACCCTAGCGAAGCCCGAAACCCGAAGGGGTTCGGCGGAGACTGGCTGGTGCGAAGCAGCTGCCTGGCGGAGTGGGGCTCGACGACCGGACGGCGCAGCTGGCCGGGAGCCGAAGGGGGCCATCGCCCTGCCCCTCATTTTGGTGATGGCCATCCTGGTGACGCTGGCCGATATCGCTGTGATTTGGCCGGAAATCTGACCCGGGATGATTTGAGAACGGTCACTATTAATGCTAATGTACGCATCCATTAGCATTAATATGTGGTGCAAATAATGGCTGAAGAATCACAAACTGAGCAGTCGCGGGCCTATTTTTACCGCAACTTTACGTACACCCGCGATCATCTGGCCAGAGACTATCTGGCCGAACTGCACAATTATCACGATGATTCCTGGGAATACCCTCAACGAGCAGCCCGTCTCAGTGCGGCCGTGAAACGTTATAAAACTTACCGGATGCTCTGCTTCATCTTTGAGATTGCTGACAGCATTGATCTGGATTTAACGCCCCTTACCGTTAAACGCCTTTGCACCCGCCTTTTTGGCCGGTCAGGCAGTCAGGACATGATAGTGGCCATCTTTGGCCAGAAAGGCCGCCAGCACCGCAGCCGTGACAATACGCTCTCCACGCTGGATGAAATTACAGAGCGTTACCGGCTTGCTGCACATTCCTGCCAGGCATCAACCCTGAGTGATATTGAAAGCGTGAAAAGGGATTACCAGGCAGAGATCAGGAAGGGAAGAGAGCAGGCAGCGCCGTAGGCGCTGCCGCCCTGCCCCGTTCCCCGGAGGGGAACAGCCCTTCCCGGAAGTAAAGGCGTGCGGTCGCGCAGGGAAGGAAAAAGGGGCTACCGGCGAACCGGCAACCCCTTCATAAAGGCGCTTCAGGCATGTCCAGACTGCCTCCAGCCCCTGAATGGCGGGGGTTTCCCCCCGCCGGGGTTGGCTACTTAGCGGATTCGTAGGCCATAAAAGCCGCCACCTCCCTGTTCGTGTCCCTGTACCGGATTTCGCAGAGCGATTTTCGGGTCAGGTAAGTGA carries:
- the traL gene encoding type IV conjugative transfer system protein TraL; this encodes MSGEEDKYYFPETLNQQERYLGLPIDELIVTAPLVVLGVLNNMSLELGVIAGILWFIVRYLKKGQGSFWLLNFCYWHLPSLLFKVTFRQIPDSSFRHWRA
- the traK gene encoding type-F conjugative transfer system secretin TraK — encoded protein: MKFRISPAAAAVILAAGFFTGGLRAASAPAAIPFENDAAFNVTLSNTNPSKVVVDGELITSISGPSGAYDQSTTDDGALILSPLVGQNFTLFIQTDRGSSLSLNIKPQPGNGKTLRFTPMSPPLRKNDDAKAWEEGQTYEKTLVALSRAVVNGQVPDDYQEYPVSRMPAYTPASDVRLTPERQFVGNHLRLVRFRMSNPGNVTRSLRERDFWRKGVRAVMLSQSQLYAGGEGYAWIVFSDDGDTRP
- a CDS encoding relaxosome protein TraM, with amino-acid sequence MPRKNIYFKDKIDREIHDILEIELQKGATTSDMNYSSIVNELVRLGLMVYKSKEEGPSFDLDGFRRDLIKKVSGSREGIMILTALVSDIFVTMKGPDSGVKLEELINANISSINDAEDKAEKDHFLTD
- a CDS encoding TraE/TraK family type IV conjugative transfer system protein, with amino-acid sequence MKLKIKGERDKQLSYAFIGLTGLTLILGVGNVLTGSLAWHFATTQKTITTPMTYNRPFASDAVSADATGMTQFATSFIYWRLNITPENIDNNQKMILGYVPSAERDVLKKALDIEAERIKKGGITTQFDTKEIRVTNDGSVEFSGTLKSSTTNGAITTFLKPEEKIYRLKLSYVNGVINLHSFEELQPVTTTN
- a CDS encoding Arc family DNA-binding protein yields the protein MKVKEKMWDGRGRPRKFQPGEAVEWRLRAPDNLLMELRICARAGNRSVNEEIIARLLLSLNYQPGKVVIKTAEGERLISLAVRFEEWLGNLLNEVDGEAEEKNKVPVHQEQLWMWREGERVLLPGKTTGYSMRIPENLADEIRAMAKVHNRSLNDEMLTRLMNTLGYFTERLLDQNEDAQALKVLCMEFEVFLKEKITEVEKEDLPWDEGESQ
- a CDS encoding type I toxin-antitoxin system Hok family toxin; this translates as MIVCLTLLIFTYLTRKSLCEIRYRDTNREVAAFMAYESAK
- a CDS encoding cytoplasmic protein, which translates into the protein MAEESQTEQSRAYFYRNFTYTRDHLARDYLAELHNYHDDSWEYPQRAARLSAAVKRYKTYRMLCFIFEIADSIDLDLTPLTVKRLCTRLFGRSGSQDMIVAIFGQKGRQHRSRDNTLSTLDEITERYRLAAHSCQASTLSDIESVKRDYQAEIRKGREQAAP
- a CDS encoding lytic transglycosylase domain-containing protein, producing the protein MKITLLPAAVLVVSLSAGAAPQMCFDQAGKDYRIDPLLLMSISIKESRLRADAINGSNRNGTEDVCGMQVNSSHYGKLKNFNITRDRLLNDPCICVYTGAWVLAHNFRSYGKNWDSVGMYNTGPSKKLITQRRAYAEDIKNIYRVLLARKTILSQYQEQSGGMVNAEKTAETASLNNTQ
- the traV gene encoding type IV conjugative transfer system lipoprotein TraV, producing MKKLLGAALLCSALTGCAGLNSDFDCNKTATDQCLTTGEANKLAAQGKSLDDLTADKATKKPAGETLPALRNTAPGVNPWRPVSVAATGTAAAKPIAPRPLATAQAETSGSLVTPLVTTSHATPVPVNTAGRVPVQRIPDATQRLWIAPWVDTDDNFHQPAVVEFVKNKSHWDESYRVIGEGGE
- the traB gene encoding F-type conjugal transfer pilus assembly protein TraB produces the protein MNLNENLKTRRKQVAILAAVLVGGAAAAGGVIWYGQYQQAQKQPAPVAAPNMTGVVTAAFNQQVSDAALAQQQAKTSALEQNFATLSQQFAQNKLATDQKLADKDAEIQRLNDQLSKAPSSNPTTGQQTPPAGQNGTPLPGPVAAGQARPPEYSVTPTGTPAATGVNMGQGAGFYPGGSGQRMTGGLSTTKFSYDSLKKKPTKLPWIPSGSFSDAIMIEGADANASVTGQQNTQPVTIRLLGSIQMPNNKEYSADGCFVVGEIWGDISSERGVVRTKSISCVLKNGKHVDMEFDGHVSYQGKGGVRGKPVMRNGMIVGYAGAAGLLSGFGEGIKSAATPSVGLGATADVGAGDVFKQGLGGGASKAADTLSQYWIKRAEQYHPVIDIGAGNLVTVVFQKGFRLETLEDAEDQKAKEELQKAGSAAQDAVAPQPVSQTTTSSTTSVGNINPDDVLRQASQLRLGDTIN
- a CDS encoding DUF932 domain-containing protein; translated protein: MVSFASRYRMPSSIRKDRPLTNDELQRIVPSAFSADKHDSRSERYTYIPTINILDRLRDEGFQPYYATQSRPRDQDKREFTKHMLRLRRHDQINGKEVPEIILLNSHDGSSSYKMIPGMFRQVCSNGLVAWKDFGEIRVPHKGDIVGQVIEGAYTVLKTFDAVDENIDMMKSIQLSLPEQRLLGAAALEYKYDGKKSPVTPEQIINPRRVLDQGQDLWTTFNVVQENVIRGGIRGRTEKGSLTRTREVTGIDGDIKLNQALWKLAEEFAKLKA
- a CDS encoding type IV conjugative transfer system pilin TraA, whose amino-acid sequence is MLTKGSALNVGKGWAVASLFRKARENRQMKFYLKTAGAFLIALMVTNPSFASGTDLLSSQATTVNSTFGSGSSLIKWFYIAEIIMGLFIYIKARSPLVFVGIVMAIIFTRVAFGIAS